CCGTGAGAGAGCAGCTCGGCCGCATCGCCCATACGACGCTGCTGGGGCTCGGCAGCCCGCCCTCCATCGAGCTCGCCCGCAGGCTCGTAGAGCTGGCTCCGCGGGGGCTCGAGCACGTCTTCTACTCGGACAACGGCTCCACGGCCGTGGAGGTGGCCATGAAGATGGCCTTCCAGTACTGGCAGCAGGCCGGGGGCGGCAGGCACAGGGACAGGCAGAAGTTCGTCGCCTTCTCGGGCGCCTACCACGGCGACACCTTCGGCTCCATGAGCGTGGGCGAGATAGACATCTTCGTCGACAAGTACAGGCCGCTCCTCTTCGAGACCTTCAGGGCGCCCTATCCCTACTGCTACCGCTGTCCGCTGGACCTGGACAGGGACGATTGCGGGCTCGCCTGCCTCGACGAGCTCGAGGCGATACTCAGGGACCGCCGCCACGAGATAGCGGCCTGCATAATCGAGCCTATCTTCGAGGGCGCTTCCGGCATGATAACTGCGCCCGAGGGCTTCCTCAGGGCCGTGCGGCGCCTTACGCGAAAGTATGGTATACTTCTCATAGCGGACGAAGTGGCCGCCGGCTTCGGCCGCACGGGCGCGATGTTCGCCTGTGAAAAGGAAGGCGTTTCGCCGGACTTTCTCTGTCTCGCAAAGGGGCTCACCGGCGGATACCTGCCCCTTGCGGCCACGCTTACGACGAGGAAGATATACCGGGCCTTCCTGGGCCGCTATGAAAGCTACAGGGCCTTTTTCCACGGCCACACGTACACGGGCAATCCCCTGGGCTGCGCCGCGGCCCTGGCCAACCTCGACATCTTCGAGCGCGAGAGGGTGATCGAGGGGCTCGCTCCAAAGACGGAGCT
The nucleotide sequence above comes from Deltaproteobacteria bacterium. Encoded proteins:
- the bioA gene encoding adenosylmethionine--8-amino-7-oxononanoate transaminase gives rise to the protein MAKERESGRTAGLRELDRAHVWHPFTQMREWEGDENIIIERGSGVWLIDTEGRRYIDGVSSLWVTVHGHRRREIDRAVREQLGRIAHTTLLGLGSPPSIELARRLVELAPRGLEHVFYSDNGSTAVEVAMKMAFQYWQQAGGGRHRDRQKFVAFSGAYHGDTFGSMSVGEIDIFVDKYRPLLFETFRAPYPYCYRCPLDLDRDDCGLACLDELEAILRDRRHEIAACIIEPIFEGASGMITAPEGFLRAVRRLTRKYGILLIADEVAAGFGRTGAMFACEKEGVSPDFLCLAKGLTGGYLPLAATLTTRKIYRAFLGRYESYRAFFHGHTYTGNPLGCAAALANLDIFERERVIEGLAPKTELLGRLLRRFSDHPNVGDVRHVGLVAGIELVRDRASKEPFPPSMRVGRRITLAAARRGLITRPLGDTLVIMPPLSIRPGELRRLVDILYDSMVEVLG